Below is a genomic region from Armatimonadia bacterium.
TGGTCGACCCACTGGCGTCGGAGGATGGTGGCAAGGAAGGCGTAGGACAGCAGCATGGAGACCACGACGACCAGCCAGGCGCTGAGCGGTCCCAGCCAGGGCTTCCACGGGATCGGTGTGCCAGGCTGCAGCCCCTCGTAGAAGGTTTTGACGATCGAGGCCTGTGCCTCGCCCTTCACGTCCCAGGGAACAGCCCACTGCGGGATGTGCGGGAAGAAGGTCTGGTCCCAGTGGTTCGCCGGGGTGGCGTAGTAGTTGACCGCGACGAGGGCGCCGATCCAGCGTTCCAGGAGCCCGCGCGAGGTGGTCAGGGCGGCCACGAGGATCATCATGTAGATGAGGATGACCTCGTGAGCCTGCAGGGAGTAGCGGTTGAAGAAGCGCCGGGCTACGCCATTGAGGATGACGACCACCAAGAGCAGGCCGATTGCCGCCGGCGCAAACTGGCAGATGGCGATCTGGATGCTCTGGACCACCAACTCCGCCCAGCAGACCACAAAGCAGGCTGCGGCGGCACCGATGAGACCTATGATGATGGCGCGAGCGCTGGCTGGATGGCGTTCACTCATAGCGTACCGAGCCGACTCTCCCTGCATCGAGGTCCGCGCCGCCCGACGGAAGAGCGGCGGCGTGGAACTGCGGGTATGAAGACGGGTATGGCGGCCTAGGTGTTGTCCTTGAGCCAGGACAGGACCTGTTCGCCCTCCTCCCGGCTCTTGACACCACACACGTAGAACAGTTGGTTGGGCTTGAGCTCCCGATGGTAGACCTTGATGTCCTCGGCGTTGCACGGGATCCAGACGCTCTTGCCCTTCGCCTGGATCTGCTTGAGCAGGTCCATCCACTCGATGAAGGGCTTGTTCCGCGCACCGTGCACCCACTGGATGCAGTCGAGGCCCTTGATGGAGCAGAGGTCGTCGAGATGGACGATGCACTCCGGGCCGTCGAGGTGGTAGACGCAGTGGCCCAGGAAGGCCGCCTCCTCAGCCAGAGCAGGCAGTGCCCAGCGCTTGAAGTGGCTGGGACCGATCAGGGCGGCGAAGTCACACTGGATGGTGTTGGTGCGCTCGGGGTGATAGGCCGGGACCCAGCCGAGGGTCCCGTGTTCGCCCATGTTGGCTGCCTCGTAGAGCGCCTGGTAGATCGGCTCGTAGACGGCTCGCACCTGCACCATGGCCCGGTCGACAGCCTCGGGATCGTCGAGCATCTCCATGCACAGCTTCGCGCCGCTCTGCATGGCCAGGAGCGTGTCCATGTTGCTGTGCAGGTCCAGGTGACTGATGAGCATCTTGCCGCGCAGGGCCTCAGCAAGGGCACGCAGGAAGTCGAGGGTTCGCCGCCACCAGTAGTTGTCGGGGTCGAGAGTGAGGGGAGCTGCCTCCGCCCAGCGCTCGACGCAGGGGACGGCCCAACTGGTGCGCTCGCCCTCGCCGAAGTTCAACTCGGCACCGAGCCAGGAAGCCATCTGGTCGGGACCAAAGCTGGGGACATAGCAGGGGATGGCGTCGCCGCCCCACCAGGTGCTCTCGCCCATGGCGAGGACCTGCTCGACCACCGGACCGAAGTCCTCACGCGCACCGGCCATGTAGGGGGGACCGGGTTGCCGCTCGCAGTCGTCCCTCGCGGCAGTGATGACGCAGACCGGGCGGTCAATCAGCTCCTGGTGCCAGAAGGCAAGCCAGCGCTGTTTGGCCTCTTCGAAGTCCGGCTTGAAGGAGAGCAAGGGTAAGGGACTCCCTCCCGCAGGATAGGAACCGTGGCATGGTACGCATACCCTTCCCTGCCCTGGAGCCAGGGCAGGGAAGGGTACGGTGTCTTGCAGTGGTTAGCGGGCCAGGTCGACCGGCTTGCCGTTGTTGGCGCCGGACTCCATGGCGGCCTCGATGAAGGCCACGAGTTCGAGCGTCTCCTGCAGGTCTACCGGCGGCTTGCGGGTCTCGAACATCTGGACCATCTGCTTGAGCAGCTCGCGGTAGATGTAGGCGGCATTGATCGGCGTGGTGATGACCTGCTTCTCGCACCAGGCGGTGAAGCCGTAGGAGTGTGCGCCCTGGCGAGTGCCGCGGACGGAGCCGATGCGGCCGTCGTCCCAGAGGCCGACCGTGACTTCGGCGCCCTCCTGGAAGACGGTCCAGACGGTCTTGCAGCCCGAGCCCATGAGGGTGAAGAGCGGCTCCACGCCATGAATGCCGTAGTTGAACAGGCCCGGGTTGCGCTCGTTCAGGCTGGCCGGGGTCCAGCAGTTGGCACCGAGGACCTTGCCATACTTGCCTTCCTTGTCCTCAAGGACTTCGACGACCTCGAGGCCGTAGCGCAGGGAGGAAGTGGAGAAGACGGGCACCTTGTTCTCGCGGGCGAGACGCAGTATCTCCTTGGCGTCCGCAGCGCAGCAAGCAAAGGGCTTGTCGATGTACAGCGGCATGCCGGCTTCGAGGAAGGGCCGCGCCCGCTCCAGGTGCATGCTGCCATCGACGGCCTCGATGAGAACACCGTCAAGGCCCATGTCAAGCAGCTTCTCGGGCTTATCGACGATCTCAATGCCCCAGCCCTTGAGCTTGGTCACGTACTCGTCGATCCTCTCCTGGGGGAGGACTGCGGACGGCAGCGGCACGGCGGCCACGATGTTGGCGCCGTCTACCCACTGCTCCTGGTCGATTTCCTTGTGGTTGAGCCTCATGCTGAACTGGACAACATGGGAAGTGTCGCAGTCTACGATGCCGAGTTTGAGCATGTGTCAACGCCTCCTGGCGAAGTGAGTCGAGCGACCGAACCATATATTTCCCCTCTGAGCGAGTACATACCTTCCCTGCTGCCTGCGGGCCTTCGCGGGGCGTTCCATCAAGGGAAAGGCTGCCACCGTGGCCCTTGCGAGCGGAAGGTCGGGGGAACCAAGGTCAGGAAAGGTGGTTATATAAGAGGGTGCGCAGGGCCTGGGACGCAGAGGACGCAAGGTGCCGAAAGGACAGCGCGATGAACCGTCGGTCGCTATGGATCGGATTTGCCTCCCTGGCAGTTGCCCTGGTAACTATCGCAGGAGCCGCGGAGTATGGACCGGTACAGGTGGAGCTTCGAGGCCAGACCCAGAGGTGGACCGAGCAGGGACCGGTGCTGGAGACCACCGATGATGCGCTCTACCAGACGGAGCGGTATGGCCCTCACTTCAGCTATGTTCTGACCGGACTGCCGGCCGGTCCGGCTCGGATCAAGCTCGGGTTCTGCGAGTTCAAGTACACCGACCGAGGTGAGCGGGTCTTCGACATCCTCGCCAACGGCAAGCCGCTCTTCAAGGATTTCGACATCCTCAGCGTCGGCGGCCCCGGAGAAGCCGTGATCGTGACCAGCCCGGTGGACATCCCCGCCGGCAAGCCCCTGGCCCTGGAGTTCGCGGCGAAGGTCGAGAACGCCAAGTTCAACTACCTGAAGGTCTACACCCGCGACTGGGCTTTCGAGGTCAAGGCTTCCGACGATCCCCAGGTCTCCCTCGGCCCCAGCTCGAAGGACGCCTCCTATCTCTCCGAGGCTTTCGAGACCTGCATCGGCAAGTTCGGCTCGCGCATCAACATCAACCCACGACCGCAGCAGGGGATCTGCCGCCAGAACCCCCTGGGCCACGCGGACTACAATGTCGCCTACTTCGAGACCAACGCGGCGCTGTACAACGACCCGGCGACGCCCGTGTACTATGCAGTGCGGTGTGAGGGCGACGGCGGACGCGATATATGGTACTCGCTGCCCTTCAATGGACGGCTGCAGCCCTTCACCTCCCTCAAGCAGAGCCAGACGCTGACCTCGCTGACCTACACGTGCCGGGGTCCCGATCTGCCGGTGGAGGTCACCTATTCCTTCCATGCGCCCTTCTACCCGCAGGACCTGAAGCTGTGCGTCGCCCCGTACCTGCTGCTGGATGTGACCGTGCGCAACCTCACCTCGGCCGAGCGCAAAGGGACCGTTGTGGTCGGCCAGTCCCTGCGCGGCACCGACACGGCCCAGGCGGCCCGGGGCAAGGGCTGCTTCGGCGTGCAGTACAACCTGCCGATCTTCCAGAAGCTCACGCAGCAGGCCTGGCTGGTTGACCAGAAGGCTTCCGACGGGGTGACCGCTCACGTGGGGACCCTGGGGATCCCGGCCGGCGGCAAAGTGCAGAGCGCTGCAACGACGACCGACGCCGATGGTCGCACACAGCTCGCCTCGACCTGGGCCGACTCCGCCAGCGGCCTAACCTGGGACTTCACGGTGGCTCCCCAGGCCTCGTCGACGCGCACTTTCGCCTATGTGGGCTGGATGGGCGGGCAGATTCTTGAGGTCAAGGGCGTGCCGTACCACTTCAAGTACGCCGACCTGTTCACGGACCTGTTCGACGTCGCCCGCTATGGCTTCGACCAGAGAGCGGAGATCGACCGGAAGGTCGCGCTCTTCGAGAGCACCGTTGCGGACTCCTCAGCCCCGAAGGCCCTGCGCGAGTTTCTGGCCTTCAGCTTCCAGAGCTGGGTGCAGAACACGTTCTACTGCGCCGACCCGGAAGGCAAGGACTGGTTCAGTGTCTGGGAAGGCTGCTGCAAGTTCCACTCGACGGTGGACGTGGAGTACAACGTCGCGCCGCTGTACTTCGACTACTGGCCGCAGTTGATGAAGCTGACCTTGCAGGAGTGGACGGGCTACATCCACGAGGGCATCCTGTCGCATGACATGGGGATGGGGCTCCAGGCCAACGGCATGAAGTACGGGCATGACATGGAGGTGGAGGAGAACACCAACTTCGTGCTGCTGCTGCACCAGTACTGGCGGCAGACCGGTGATACAGCGGCGCTCGAGGAGTTGTTCCCGGCGGCGCAGACGCTGCTGGATCACGTGACGGCCTGCGATACCGACGGCGACGGTTTCCACGAACTGGGGACCTACAACACCATCGACCAGGGCTCGGCAGCCGTCCAGTATGCGCAGAATCAGACCTATCTGGCGATGCGGGCGCTGTGTGCCTATGTGTGCGGAGCGCAGATGGCGGAGAAGCTCGGCCAGACCGCCAAGGCGCAAGAGTGGGCACAGAAGGCCCAGGTCACGGCCAAGACTCTGAATGAACAGGCCTGGCAGGACGACCACTTTGTAGTGACCCTCAACAAGCAGCCACAGACTCAGGAGATCGCTGCCGCTACCGCGCCGGGGGGCAATGGCGACCCGGACTACGGCGGGCTGATGGAGGGCGAGTACAACGGCAACGGTGGCGGCTACCGGGGGAACAACGGACAGTACAACGGCGGCTACTCACAGTCCTATGCGCCGAAGCCGGTGCAGGGCTGGGACGGCTACTCGATCTACACCAGCAACGGGATGCTGTACCCGATGCGGGTCGGGCTGCAGGTGCCGGGGCTCGATCTGAATCGCCTGCGGACCGATCTCACCCGTGCAACCCTGGAGACCCTGAAGCGCTACGGGAGCCCGCACACTGACCGCGAGAACAACATGTGGGTGTCGCAGAACCTGTGGCGGGACATGGCGGCTGCCTATCTCGGCATGGACCTGTCGGATACCGTCCAGGGCTACTGGGAC
It encodes:
- a CDS encoding malectin domain-containing carbohydrate-binding protein, producing the protein MNRRSLWIGFASLAVALVTIAGAAEYGPVQVELRGQTQRWTEQGPVLETTDDALYQTERYGPHFSYVLTGLPAGPARIKLGFCEFKYTDRGERVFDILANGKPLFKDFDILSVGGPGEAVIVTSPVDIPAGKPLALEFAAKVENAKFNYLKVYTRDWAFEVKASDDPQVSLGPSSKDASYLSEAFETCIGKFGSRININPRPQQGICRQNPLGHADYNVAYFETNAALYNDPATPVYYAVRCEGDGGRDIWYSLPFNGRLQPFTSLKQSQTLTSLTYTCRGPDLPVEVTYSFHAPFYPQDLKLCVAPYLLLDVTVRNLTSAERKGTVVVGQSLRGTDTAQAARGKGCFGVQYNLPIFQKLTQQAWLVDQKASDGVTAHVGTLGIPAGGKVQSAATTTDADGRTQLASTWADSASGLTWDFTVAPQASSTRTFAYVGWMGGQILEVKGVPYHFKYADLFTDLFDVARYGFDQRAEIDRKVALFESTVADSSAPKALREFLAFSFQSWVQNTFYCADPEGKDWFSVWEGCCKFHSTVDVEYNVAPLYFDYWPQLMKLTLQEWTGYIHEGILSHDMGMGLQANGMKYGHDMEVEENTNFVLLLHQYWRQTGDTAALEELFPAAQTLLDHVTACDTDGDGFHELGTYNTIDQGSAAVQYAQNQTYLAMRALCAYVCGAQMAEKLGQTAKAQEWAQKAQVTAKTLNEQAWQDDHFVVTLNKQPQTQEIAAATAPGGNGDPDYGGLMEGEYNGNGGGYRGNNGQYNGGYSQSYAPKPVQGWDGYSIYTSNGMLYPMRVGLQVPGLDLNRLRTDLTRATLETLKRYGSPHTDRENNMWVSQNLWRDMAAAYLGMDLSDTVQGYWDLEKYINRAKRGCFTDVYVYGNDSISLDYYPRGVAAFGLLPALAGLQVDKVSGLVSVAPVRTPLRVPLLTYADWAAEKVPWLTLVPKDGQTQVSVDGQVPVPVKLREAGKPW
- a CDS encoding Gfo/Idh/MocA family oxidoreductase, whose protein sequence is MLKLGIVDCDTSHVVQFSMRLNHKEIDQEQWVDGANIVAAVPLPSAVLPQERIDEYVTKLKGWGIEIVDKPEKLLDMGLDGVLIEAVDGSMHLERARPFLEAGMPLYIDKPFACCAADAKEILRLARENKVPVFSTSSLRYGLEVVEVLEDKEGKYGKVLGANCWTPASLNERNPGLFNYGIHGVEPLFTLMGSGCKTVWTVFQEGAEVTVGLWDDGRIGSVRGTRQGAHSYGFTAWCEKQVITTPINAAYIYRELLKQMVQMFETRKPPVDLQETLELVAFIEAAMESGANNGKPVDLAR